AACGGCGAAAGGCACATCCTGCTATCCTTCACCGGCGACGGACAATACACCTGTAACCAGAATGTGGAGGCGCCGCAGAAGCTGTTCGTAGATAATGACATAACTGGGACGGCCGTACGGTACGCGGGCCCGGCGATACGATCGTTTGGGAGGTGCTGACTATACCCAGGCCGGTTTGGAACTTTGCCGATGTGGTAGATGATGTGAATTACTTTTTCGCCAATATCGCGCCTATCGATACGTCGGAGCACTGGCGCTTCCATACGGTAGGATTCAGTGGCGGTGTTAGCCGGCAACCGGGGGGCTATCGCATCCACATCATCGATTTAAATGGCCGGGTGATCAGGGATGTAAGTAATGTGAAGGGAGGCCTGTACCAGGCAGACGTATCTACACTTAGTAAAGGGATGTACATTTTACAAATACAACATGGAGAAACGAAGGAACAGCGAAAGTTCATCAGGGAATAATCGCCTGTTTATGAGAGAAAAAGCGTCGCAGACCAGGCGGCGCTTTTTTTATTGTTCAAAAACGAGTACTTCCGCCTTGGCTCCCAGTTCGGCCAGGTGCCCGTTCACTTCCGCGATCATTTTATCGGGGCCGCAAACATAGAAGTACTGGTCAAAGTCGGCTACATGTTGTTTCAGAAAGGTGCTGTCGATGCGCGCATGGCCGTAACCGGTTTTCTCTTCGCGGCTGAGCATAAAGTGCGCTTCAGGACCAAGTATGTCGCGCAGTTCATCTTCGCAGATCACGTCTGCAGCGGTTTTATTGGAAAAGAAAAGCGTGTTGCCCAATATCTTATCATCCTTTTTCAGCTGGCGCAAAATGGCCAGGAAGGGCGTGATACCGGCGCCACCGGCAATGAAGTAACCGCGCCCTTTATATTCGATCGCGCCCCATACATCGTGGATCAACAGTTCATCACCTTCGGATAACCTGTGCAGTTGATGGGTAACACCGTTATGGTCGTGGTAACCTTTGATGGTAAACTCCAGGTACAGATTTTCGTTGAGGGAAGTAAACGTAAAAGGCCTTCGCTCCTGCTCCCAGCCAGGTTTATTGATGGCTACTTCTGTGGCCTGTCCGGGCGAAAAGCGATAACCTTCGGGCTTCTCGAAACGGAAACATTTTACGTCGTGGGTAACGGGTGTAATGGAAAGGATTTTTACGATATGTTGTTCCATGGCAGTTATCCCATTTTAATCCTGGGGTCCACTATACTATACAATATATCTGCCAGAAGGTTGATGATCACAAATATTCCGGCTGTGAAAAGTACGGCGCCCATGACTACCGGGAAGTCGAATTTCTCCAGCGCATCTACGGTTACTTTACCGATTCCTTTCCATCCGAAGATGTATTCCACGAAGAAGGCGCCGGCAAGTAACTCCGCGAACCAGCCGGTGATGGCGGTTATCACGGGATTAAGGGCGTTGCGTAAAGCATGTTTGTAAAGTATAACGCCGCTGCGCAAACCTTTAGCGCGGGCGGTGCGGATGTAGTCCTGCCCGAGTACGTCGAGCATAGCGCTGCGGGTAAGCTGCACGATGATCGCGAGCGGACGAATACCGAGTGTGATAGCGGGCAGTACGAGGTTGCGGAGGTTTAGTACCCGGCCGGCAAAGGGATCGATGTCGTACAGGCTGCCCGTCATATGCAGCCCCGTGTAATCGGTCAGCACAAAGCCGAACAGGTAAGCCAGTACAATGCCCGCGAAGAAAGACGGGGCAGAGATGCCGATCACGCTGGCAAATACCGCGCTGGTATCCATCCAGGTGTTTTGTTTTACGGCCGACAAAATACCGAGCGCTATACCGACCACCGTGGCGAACAGCATTGCCGCCAGGGCCAGTACGAGCGTGCCTGGTAAGGCTTCGGTCAGTATCTCCCAAACATCTTTTTTACCCTGGTAAGACCGCCGCAGGTAGGGTGTTTTAAGCACGAGTAAACGGTCGTTGCTCAGTGCACTTATCTGCAGGTAATTAAGATTGGCCTCCGCCTCTGCGCGTGGATGCACGGCGATGGGCGAAAGGTCGTTGAGGTACAATAAGAATTGCACCGGGAGCGGCTTATCGAGGTGCAGCTCCCGGCGCACATTTTCCAGAGAGGCCACATCGGCGCGCTGGCCCAAAGTTAAACGGGCAGGATCGCCAGGCAGTACGTTGAAGAGGAAAAATACCACCATCACTACGCCCAGTAACACTAGCAGCCCGTAAAACAGTTTCCTTAGAATGAAACGCGCCATGTTGCTTATTTAGTTGCCGCTGAATGCGGGAATGTCGTTATAATGCCACTTACCGGTAATAGTGCCTTTGTTCAGCTCTATCAATGTAGGATTAGCCCTGCCGGCGGTTTTGATCGCCGTGCCATCCATCTGCAGGAAAGGGAAGCTGATACCATGGGTCTTCTTGAACACGTCCACCGCTTCTTTGCCGGAAGAGGTAACACCATAGATATAGAAGCCTTTCGCCTGCGCGAGTTTCTCCAGGTCCTGGATCTGTTTATCCCAACCGCTGCCGGCTTCGTCCACGCTCTTCACAAGGAAAAGGTAAATGGTCGTTCCTTCGCTCAGGATGCTCTGTGTAAAGTCGCCACCATCAAAGTCTTTCAGGGAGAAGTCTTTAATGGCCGGCATCGCGTCACCTTTTACGATCAGTTTATCGGTACGGTCCACGAACTTCCAGGTAGTATCCTGCCATGGATAGCTGTCGTCAGGGAACTCCTGCCGTTTACCATCTTTCTCGTAAATCAGGATGGTTTTGTATACGTCGGGCCGGGAGCCTGGCGGTACTTTCATCTTTTCAGGAATGTTGTTGCCTACTTTATAAGGCAGGCAGTCTACAATCGGCAAATGCGACAGCGTATACCATTGCAGCCCGAAAGAGAATACGGTGGCTGCTGCCAGTATACCAATGGATGCTTTCGCGCCAAACAGCGGCTGTATCCGTTTGTGGAAGATGAAGATCACCACGATCATCACGGTAAGGATCACATCTTTCCAGAAGCTTTGTTCTGCTTCCAGTTTGATACAGTCCCCGAAACAGCCGCATTCTTTGATCAGTCCACTGAAAAGTGCAAAGCCGGTCAGGAAGGTGAAAAATATGATCAGTATTAATAATAGTGTAGAGAAAAGGCGCATGCGGTAACCCACGAGTACGGCTACACCGGCAATGATCTCGAAGGCGTTCATAAGTATCGACAGCACCAGCGAATACGGTACCATCCAATACATATGTAATACTTCAAAAAACTCATCCATCTTGTAACTGAGGCCCAGCGGGTCATTCGCTTTTATCAGCCCGGAAAAGATGAACAGTACTCCTACTATGATTCTAAACAGGATCAGGATAACTTTCATGGTTGGATCTATGGTTTTAGTAACAAATTAAAGTTTACCGGCTGCCTCTCCGGCTTTGATCAGCGCGAAGATGGCATAGTTTACAATGTCAACGAAGTTGGCGTCCATCCCTTCGGAGATGAGCGTTTTACCGTCGTTGCGTAATATTTGTTTAATGCGCAGCAGTTTAGTAAGAATGAGATCCACAAAAGATTCCTGGCTCATATCGCGCCAGGCCTCGCCGTAGTCGTGGTTCTTAGCCTCCATCACGTCGCGGATGAACTGTATCTTCTGATCATACAGCACTGCCACTTCATCTGCAGGAATGTCGGTGTACGGATCGTTGGGCAGCTCCATCTGCAAAAGTGCGATCACGCCGTAGTTGATGATCGCGGCAAATTCGCCGTCGATGTGGTCGTCTACTTTCTGCTTACCGCCCAGTTCCTGGATGGTACGGATGCGCTGTGCTTTGATGAAGATCTGGTCCACGATTGAAATGGGCCGCAGCACGCGCCACGAAGTGCCGTAGTCGCGGGCCTTTTTTACGAATGTGTCTTTACAGGCGTTGATCACCTGGCTGTATTGCGCTGCTGTGTTCCGGATCGTTTTCGTCAAAGCGTTTTTAGTTTGAAATAATTGCTAATCAATTACATTTGCAGCCAAAATAAGCCTGCGTGATGTTCAAAAATACATCATTCGGATAGAAATCATACAGTATTCTGTATTATTGTGATAAGCGTTCAACCTAACATATCCCATGACTTATACGATCAATTGCCGCGGCAAACTGCTTGACCTTTCACAACCAGTGGCCATGGGCATTATGAATATTAATGAAGATTCGTTTTATGCGGGCAGCCGCAGCCACCAGCTGCATGAGGTAACAGCGCGGGCCGGCCAGATGCTGGCCGGCGGGGCGGCTATACTCGACCTGGGCGGACAAAGCACCCGTCCGGGCAGTGTACAGGTAAGCGCCGAAGAAGAGGCCAGCCGGGTGATACCGGCCATTCATGCGATCGTGCATCACTATCCGGAAGCGGTTATTTCGGTGGATACTTATTATGCCGCCGTAGCCGAAAAGGCCGTGCTGGCAGGCGCAGCGATCGTTAACGATATTAGTGCCGGCGACCTGGACAAACAGATGATCCCGACCGTAGCGCGGTTAAAGGTGCCATACATTGCCATGCATATGAAGGGCACGCCCGAAACGATGCAGAAGGAAGCGCGCTATCATGATGTGGTGCAGGATGTGCTGGATTACTTTATCCTGAAATTAGAGGTACTTCGCCAGGCAGGCATCCGCGACGTGATCATCGATCCCGGCTTTGGTTTCGCGAAGAACATGGAGCACAATTACCAGCTCCTGAACGGACTGCACGCGTTTAAAATGCTGAACGTACCGATATTGGCCGGGGTAAGCCGTAAGGGAATGATCTACAAACTGCTCGAAACCACAGCCGAACAGGCGCTGAACGGCACTACGGTACTGCATACCCTGGCATTACAGCAGGGCGCGGCCATCCTGCGGGTACATGATGTAAAGGAAGCGAACGAAGTTATCAGGATCATGCAATATGCACAGCAACATCTATCAAGAGACTAAAAATCTGTTACATTTACAATATGGACGTAATTAACTTCTATGGATACAATTTTCGATGGCTGAATTTACTGGACCTTGCGATTGTTATTTTCCTGATCATTCAACTCTACCGGCTGCTGAAAGGGAGCCTCGCTTTTAATATATTCCTGGGATTACTGTGTATCTACGCCGCCTACTTCCTCGTGCGTGCGCTGAAAATGCCGATCCTCACCAATGTATTGCAGAACTTTATTAACGTCGGGCTTATCGCGATCATCATCATCTTTCAACCCGAAATCCGCAAATTTCTGCTGGTATTAGGCAAAAAGACACCGCTCAGTAAAGACAGTTTTCTAACCAAACTGTTCCTGCCCGACCGATTTAAGAGTTATAAGGAAGAAGAACACATCATCAACGAGATCATCACCGCCATCGGACACATGGCCGCCAGTCAGACCGGCGCGCTCATTGTGCTGGCCACTACTTACCGCGTAAAGTTCGATACGGCGTCCAGCATACCCATCGACGGGAATGTGAGTGCTAAGCTGATCGAAAGCATCTTTGAAAAGAATGCCCCGCTGCATGATGGAGCGCTCATCATCGTGGGCAACAAAATATTGGCCGCCAAGGTAATTCTCCCCCTTTCGGAGAATCCGAACCTGCCCACCCGCATCGGTATGCGCCACCGCTCCGCGGTAGGTATCACCGAACATAGCGATAACCTGGCCATTTGCGTTTCGGAAGAGCGGGGAACTATTTCTTATGCGGAAGACGGTATTCTCACACAGGATGTTTCGCTGGAGGAACTGAAAGTCAAGTTATACGAAACCCTCGTCGAAGGACTTTAAAACAAAAAGGCTATCTCGTAAGAAGATAGCCTTTTTTATATTCTCAAAATTCGCTTAACGCTGATTAGTTAGCCGGAGCAGCAGGAGCTGTTGGAGCAACTTCAGGTGCTGCAGCGCTACCAGGGATCACATCCAGCAGTTCAACAGTGAACGCCAGGATAGAGTTACCCGGGATAGTCGGAGGGTTACCCTGGAAACCGTAAGCTACGGCAGAAGGGATTACCAGTGTAGCTTTGGTGCCTTTTTTCAGGGCAGCAATGCCTTCATCCCAACCTTTGATTACAAAACCACGGCCAATCGGGAAGCGCAGGGGCTCCAGCGGCATACCCGGACGGATAGTGGAATCAACGTTAGAATCAAATACTTTACCATCCAGCAAAGAACCAGTGTAGTTCACTACAACAGTATCACCTGGCTGAGGCTGGGCGCCGGCGCCTTCTGCAGTAACGGCTACGTTAACGCCGGAAGCAGTTTTAGTGGTAGTAGTGAGGCTCTTTTTCTTCAGGTACTCAGAGATCTCTTTTTCTTCTTTAGCAGTCTGGCCAGCAATGGTGTATTTGCTGTCAACTACGAAAGTCAGTCTGATTTTGTCGCCTTTTTTAGCAAACGGAGGCATCTGTGGCAGAGAGTCTACCAGCAGTACGAAAGTTGCGCTATCACCTACATGCAGTTCAGAGAAACCGTCCATCAGGTCATATTTCTCAACAGATTTCTGGATAGGTACGGGAATGGCGCCGCCTTGCTGTTTGCGGGACTCAAACATGATAGAGTCGTTCAGGCGGGTGTAGATAAACATCATTGCAGTATCGCCGATCTTAAGCTGTTCGCCGCTACCGGATTTATCGATTGTATAGTCGATGCCACCGGGAGTTTTCCTTTGCTTGGGAGCGCAGCTGGCCAGCAGCAGCAAGCCGCAAGACGCAACAAGTAACAGGTTGTTCTTTTTCATTTGAAATTGTTAGGTGATGTATTTAAAGTTATTGTAACAAGTCTTCATTGGCGTGCATCGCATCGATAAAACGCTGTATCGTTTTGTCGAGCGGGTCGCCGCTTCTGCCCCCGGCTGCGTTAAAGTGCCCTCCCCCGTCGAAGTAACGGCGGGCGAAGGTATTCACGTCAAAGTCGCCTTTCGAGCGGAAAGAGAGTTTCACCTCCACGTTCCGGTCAATGATCAGCGCCGCTAATTTAATGCCTTGGATGGACAATAGGAAATTAACGATCCCTTCTGTGTCGCCCGTTTGCAGGTCAAACTTACGTAAGTCGCTGTAAGGGATAGCGATCATGGCCGTATTACACTCGTAAAATACCTCCATCCGGTTCAGCAGGCTGTTGCCCAGGAAGCGGAGGCGGTTTTCGAGGAAGTTGTCATAAATCGCCTGGTGAATGAACTCGTGCTTTAATCCGCGGTCCATCAGGTCGGCCACCATGCGGTGTACCCGGGAGGAGGTGGAGGAAAAGCGGAAAGAGCCCGTATCGGTAAGGGTGCCGGCGTAAATACACTCGCCCATGGCTGGGTTGATGTATTTTTCCTCGCCCAGTGTGTACAGCATTTCGTAGATCATCTGCGCCGTTGCCGCCGCCGTATTATCACTCACACCGTAGTCAAACTGGTCTTTCGGCTCCAGGTGGTGGTCTACCAGGATGCGGATGGCCGTCATCTTTTCAATAACCGGCGCCATGTTCTTGGTGCGGTCGATGTTGTTAAAGTCCAGGCAGAACAACAGTTCCGCTCCTTTCATCACCTCCAGTGCCTTGTCATTGGCCGATTCAAAGTCTATCACCAGGTCGCATCCCGGCATCCATTTCAGGAAGTCTGGATAGTTGGTGGGAGAAATGACGGTCGTTTGGTGACCCTTCTGCTGCAAATAGTGAAACAGGGCCAGGGAAGAACCCATGGCATCTGCATCGGGTTTCTGATGCATGGTGATCACCACTTTCTTGGGGCTTTCCAGCAAAGGTTTGATTTCCTCAATTGGCTTCATCAAAGACTATAATGTTATATTTTACAAGCTGTTAAAGCGCCTACCGGTTTATGGGAAAACGAAGTGCGAAGTTCTTTATTTGGGGCAGAATTTCAAAATTTTTTACGGCATCGAAAAAACTGGTTACTTTTGCGCCCTAACCGGCAGGAAACCAGGCTACCCGGGCTCCTGTTCCGGTATTACTTAAATCAGGCAAATACGCAACAACAATATGAGTAACAGAACTTTTACAATGATTAAGCCGGATGCGGTTGCCAATGGCCACATCGGCGGCATCCTCGCCCAGATCAACGAAGCTGGTTTCCGCATCGTAGCAATGAAAATGCTGCGCCTTTCTACCGAAAAAGCTGGTGAATTTTACGCTGTACACAAAGAGCGTCCTTTCTACGGCGAACTGGTAGAGTTCATGAGCAGCGGTCACATCGTGGCAGCTATCCTGGAAAAAGACAATGCAGTAGAGGAGTTCCGCAAACTGATCGGCGCTACTAACCCTGCCAACGCAGAGGAAGGTACCATCCGCAAAAAATACGCAGAATCTATCGGCCGCAACGCCGTTCACGGTTCTGACTCCGACGAAAACGCTGCGATCGAAGGCAACTTCTTCTTCAGCGGTCTGGAGAAATTCTAATCCGGAAAAATTAAAGAATGAATATGGGGGAAGCTTTTTGGGGCTTCCCCCTTTTTATTACTATTCAGCCGCCGTTGCGTCGCACACTTCAGCTTTTGTTCGCTACTTATCCAATTCCACCACCAGGTCGTCCTGGCTCACCATCGTACCCTCCGGTAAATGCACCGCTTTCACTTTACAGGCTCTGGTGGCGGTTACCGTGGTTTCCATCTTCATCGCCTCGATGATGAATAACGGGGTATTATTAGTCACCGCATCACCTGTCTTCACCAGCAATTTCGACAACTTACCCTGCAAAGGCGCGCCCACTTCCATTTCCGGGTTGCCCACTTTTTTGTTACTCACCACTTTCGACACCACCGACCGGTCGCGTATCTGCACCCGGCGGCCATACCCGTTCAGCTCAAACACCACGGTACGAATGCCCGTAGGGTCGGGCGGCATCACGAATACGAGCTTCACGATAATGGTTTTGCCCTTACTCAGCGGGATCAGTATCTCCTCGCCCGGCTTCAGCCCGTAAAAGAAGGCTGGTGTAGGAATGGCTTCCACGTTGCCGAAGGACTGTGCATGATGATAATACTCATCAAACACCTTGGGGAACATATGGTAACTCAGGTAATCGTTAAACTCTGCCTGCGGGTATTTCAGCTGGAAGGTCGCAAAGTCCTTATCGAAGTCCACAGGTGGCAGGTGTTCGTTCGGTTTACCCTTCAACGGCTCCTGTCCTTTCAGCACGATCTTTTGTAACTGCTCCGGGAACCCGCCGAACGGCACGCCCAGGTCGCCCTTAAAAAATCCCTGTACCGAAGCCGGGAAGGCCAGGTTGCGGCTCTCGTCCAGCACGTCTTCGGCCGAAAGATTATTGGAGGTCATGAAAAGTGCCATATCCCCTACTACTTTTGAGCTGGGTGTTACTTTCACGATGTCGCCGAACAGGTGGTTCACCACCGCGTAGTTCTGTTTGATCGTTTCCAGTTTGTCGCCCAGTCCCAGTGAGTCGGCCTGCTGGCGGAGGTTGGAGTACTGTCCGCCCGGGATTTCATTTTCATAGATCTGCGCGGTGCCGGCTTTCATATCGGACTCGAACGGGTAGTAAAACTCGCGTACATCTTCCCAGTAGTTGCTGTACTGGTTCAGGGAGTGTAAGTCCATCGGCTGGTAACGTTCATGGCCCTGCAGGATGGCCGTCATTGCGTTCAAGTTGGGCTGTGAAGTAAGGCCGCTGAGCGAGGCAATGGCACAATCGACCACGTTTACACCGGCTTCGATGGCCTTCAGGTAAGTCGCTGCCTGCACGGATGCTGTGTCATGGGTATGCAGCACGATCGGCAGTTTCACCGCATCTTTCAGCGCATGAACGAGCGTGCTGGCGGCCTGCGGTTTCAGCAGCCCGGCCATGTCCTTAATCGCCAGCATATGCGCGCCTGCGTCTTCCAGGCGTTTGGCCAGGTCTACATAGTATTGCAGCGTGTACTTTTTATTATCCGGGTTACTGATGTCGCCCGTGTAGCTGATCGCCGCCTGTGCCAGTGCGTTCGTATGCTCCCGAACGAACCGGATGCTCGGCGCCATGGCCTCCACCCAGTTCAGCGAATCGAAAATGCGGAAGATGTCGATGCCCGTTTCCGCTGCCTTCTCGATGAACTTGGCGATCAGGTTCTCGGGGTAAGCGGAATAGCCGACTGCATTCGATCCGCGGAACAACATCTGCAACAACATGTTCGGCATCGCCTGCCGCAGTTGCTGCAATCGCCGCCAGGGACATTCATGCAGGAAGCGCATCGACACGTCGAAGGTGGCGCCGCCCCACACTTCCATGGAAAACAGTTGCGGGTTCGCTTTTGCATATCCTTCCGCTGCCGCCAGTATGTCTTTGGTGCGCACGCGCGTCGCGAGCAAGCTTTGATGCGCATCCCGGTAGGTAGTATCGGTCATGTATACCGGCTTCTCCTGCCGGAGCCATTGCGCAAAGTCCTCCCGTCCCATCTGCGTCAGTTTGTCCTTCATGCCCGCCGGGTAAGGCTGCACCGGATCGAAGTTGGGCACCTTGGGTGTTCTGAACTTCTTGTTAGGGTCGGCGATCTTAATGTCGGGGTGACCATTCACCGTTACATCGGCCAGGTACATGAGTGTTTTAGTAGCCCGGTCACGTATCTGCGAAAGCTTAAACAGTTCAGGATGTTGCTCGATAAAGCTCACCGTACAGTTACCGCGGCGGAAGATGTCGTGGTTGATCACGTTCTCCAGGAAGCCGATGTTCGTTTTCACACCCCGTATGCGGAACTCACGTAACGTGCGCTGTAAACGGCTGGAAGCGCCCGATAACGTGCGTCCCCAGGCGGTCACTTTTACAAGCATCGAATCAAAGAAAGGAGAAATATTTACACCGCTATATGTACTGCCTTCATCCAGCCGTATGCCGAAACCGCCAGCGTTACGATAGGCGATCACCGTACCGTAGTCGGGTTTAAAGTTGTTCTCGGGGTCTTCGGTGGTAATACGGCATTGTATCGCAAAGCCATTAATTTTTACATCATCCTGGTCTTTGAGAAAGATCTCCGGATCGCTCAGCTGGTGGCCTGCGGCAATGAGTATCTGCGAACGCACGATGTCGATGCCGGTCACCTGTTCGGTCACCGTATGCTCCACCTGTATACGCGGGTTTACTTCGATGAAATACACCTTGTTTTGCCGGTCTACCAAAAACTCCACGGTACCCACGTTATTGTACTTCACTTTACGCGCCAGTTGCAGCGCATAGTCATAGATCTCGTTGCGCGTTTCTAACGGCAGGTTAGGCGACGGGGCTATTTCCACCACCTTCTGGAAGCGGCGTTGCACCGAGCAGTCGCGCTCATACAGGTGCAGGATGTTGCCATGGTTGTCGCCCATGAGCTGCACTTCGATGTGTTTGGGCTCTTCGATGAACTTTTCGATGAAGATGGTGTCGTTGCCGAATGCTTTGCCGGCTTCTCCCCTGGCCTCGTTGAAGGCACGTTCGAGGTCGTTGGCATCGCGAACTACGCGCATCCCCCGCCCGCCGCCGCCGGCGGCGGCTTTCAGAATAATTGGGAAGCCGATGCGCGTTGCTTCCTGTAACACCGTGTCGATATGATCGAGCGGCACCTGGCTGTCTTCGATCAACGGTACACCCACAGCGCGTGCCAGGGTTTTAGCGGCTACCTTGTCACCCAGCTGCGCCATCACTTCCGGGTCCGGGCCCACAAAGATGATCCCTTCCTCCTTACAGCGACGTGCAAATTGTACGTTCTCGCTCAGGAAGCCGTAGCCGGGGTGGATCGCATCTACCTGTTGTAACTTCGCCTGGTGTATGATGGCCTCTATGTCCAGGTAAGGCTTCAGCGGATCATCGTCTGCCCCTACCTGGTAAGCTTCGTCTGCTTTGTACCGGTGCAGCGAATACCGGTCTTCGTACGTAAAAATGGCTACAGTGCTGATCCTGAGCTCGGCGGCTGCGCGTAATATCCTAACGGCAATCTCGCCACGGTTGGCGACCAGTAATTTCCTGATCTTTTTTAGTGTTAACTCCGACATGTTGAGGTTTAAAATGGTTGATTGAAAGTGGAACGCGTCTAAAATAATGGAATTGAATAACTTCGATCATGATGCCGATAGCCAACGAACCGCACGTTTCCTTAGCGCCTGTTCAATGATTGAGGCGCATCTGTAAAAAGTATTTACCGAAGTTGTGGATTCCCGTTGCATCCGTTTAAAAACAATGTTTACCATAAATTTGCTAAATAATTTGCAGCGTTATATTTCATTCGGTTGCATCGCTGCAATGAACTATTTTGCGCTTTATGTGGGAATCGCATCTGAACGGATTTAAGGCATACCTGCGCCTGGAGCGCTCGCTGGCAGGCAACTCTATCGAGGCTTACCTGCGCGATGTAGAGAAACTCACGCAATACCTGCAGTCGGTGAACCAGCCGTTAGCGCCCGGCGAGCTGGAGTTATCGCATTTACAGGCGTTCGTACAATGGGTGGCCTCACTGGGCATGAGCGCTACGTCCCAGGCACGCATCATCTCGGGCATCAAAGGGTTCTATAAATACCTGTTGCTGGAAGATATGGTACGCACCGATCCCACGCAGCTACTCGATGCGCCGAAAACGAGCCGCAAGTTACCGGATGTACTCAGCTTTCATGAAATAGAACAGCTCATCGGCTGCCTCGATCTCAGCAAACCCGAAGGCACACGCAATAAAGCTATTCTCGAAACCATGTACAGCTGCGGACTGCGCGTAAGCGAGGTAACCGGCTTAAAAATATCGCATCTCTATACAGAAGAAGGTTTCATCCGCGTCATCGGTAAAGGCGATAAGGAACGCCTCATTCCCATCGGCAGCGACGCCCTGCGGTACATCGACATCTACCGCCAACAGGTGCGTGTACATGTGCCGGTAAAGAAAGGCCAGGAAGATATATTGTTCCTCAACCGCCGCGGCAGCGCGCTTACCAGGGTGATGATCTTTTTAGTGATAAAAGACCTGGTGTTAAAAGCCGGTATCAAAAAAGATGTATCGCCCCATACCTTCCGCCACTCCTTCGCTACCCACCTGGTAGAAGGCGGCGCAGACTTACGGGCAGTGCAGGAAATGCTGGGGCATGAGAGCATTACGACGACGGAAATTTACACGCATCTCGACCGGGAGTATTTGAGAGATACGTTGCATCGGTATCATCCGAGGTTTTAATGTAAAAAGGGTACGCCCGTTACAGGCATAGCCGTTTCTATACTTTATTAATTGCACGCTCCGTCCCCCGGCACAAAAAAAGGCCCCCGGTGAGGGAGCCCTTTCTTACACAAGCAGTTTATTACTATAAAGTCTTAATCAGCTTCTCGTTCAACGCTACATAATCAGCATTGTTAGCTGCTTTCGCCAGTTCGATGGAACGCATAGCCGTGGTTTTAGCACCTGCTTTGTCGCCCAGTTTCGCCTGGATCTTCGCTTTCATGTGTACCATGTAGAAAGGCTCTTTACCTTCTTTGATAGCCTCGTCGATCCAAACCAACGCCTGTTTCAGGTCGCGGTTGTTCTCGTAGTAGTAGCTGGCAGCAGCCCAGTAAGGCTTTTTGTCGCCTTTCATGGCTTTTTCAATTTCTGCCATTACGGTTGCATCCATGTTCGGAGCAGTGATCTTAACCGGAACGGTCAGTTTGTCCCAGCTGATGTTCATGGTCATGCTGGCAGCAGCAATGTTGTCGAAGCTGATGGTGAATGATTCTACTTTAGAAGCATTTTTAACAGGCTTTACTTTGAATTTAGCCACGTCGTCTTCGGCCTTGTAACCATTGTCGCCCCAGTTCTTTACGCCTTTGTTCAGCACGATCTGCCATTCTGTTTTGCCAGGAATGGTGTACAGTGCATAATCACCGGCAGGCACTTTTACGCCTTCGAACGCCAGCTCTTCACCCAGGGTGATTTTAGTAGCGTTGTTAGCGCCGGTGCG
This genomic interval from Chitinophaga horti contains the following:
- the folP gene encoding dihydropteroate synthase, which produces MTYTINCRGKLLDLSQPVAMGIMNINEDSFYAGSRSHQLHEVTARAGQMLAGGAAILDLGGQSTRPGSVQVSAEEEASRVIPAIHAIVHHYPEAVISVDTYYAAVAEKAVLAGAAIVNDISAGDLDKQMIPTVARLKVPYIAMHMKGTPETMQKEARYHDVVQDVLDYFILKLEVLRQAGIRDVIIDPGFGFAKNMEHNYQLLNGLHAFKMLNVPILAGVSRKGMIYKLLETTAEQALNGTTVLHTLALQQGAAILRVHDVKEANEVIRIMQYAQQHLSRD
- a CDS encoding T9SS type A sorting domain-containing protein; this encodes MLTIPRPVWNFADVVDDVNYFFANIAPIDTSEHWRFHTVGFSGGVSRQPGGYRIHIIDLNGRVIRDVSNVKGGLYQADVSTLSKGMYILQIQHGETKEQRKFIRE
- a CDS encoding ABC transporter permease, which produces MARFILRKLFYGLLVLLGVVMVVFFLFNVLPGDPARLTLGQRADVASLENVRRELHLDKPLPVQFLLYLNDLSPIAVHPRAEAEANLNYLQISALSNDRLLVLKTPYLRRSYQGKKDVWEILTEALPGTLVLALAAMLFATVVGIALGILSAVKQNTWMDTSAVFASVIGISAPSFFAGIVLAYLFGFVLTDYTGLHMTGSLYDIDPFAGRVLNLRNLVLPAITLGIRPLAIIVQLTRSAMLDVLGQDYIRTARAKGLRSGVILYKHALRNALNPVITAITGWFAELLAGAFFVEYIFGWKGIGKVTVDALEKFDFPVVMGAVLFTAGIFVIINLLADILYSIVDPRIKMG
- a CDS encoding BT_3928 family protein, producing MKVILILFRIIVGVLFIFSGLIKANDPLGLSYKMDEFFEVLHMYWMVPYSLVLSILMNAFEIIAGVAVLVGYRMRLFSTLLLILIIFFTFLTGFALFSGLIKECGCFGDCIKLEAEQSFWKDVILTVMIVVIFIFHKRIQPLFGAKASIGILAAATVFSFGLQWYTLSHLPIVDCLPYKVGNNIPEKMKVPPGSRPDVYKTILIYEKDGKRQEFPDDSYPWQDTTWKFVDRTDKLIVKGDAMPAIKDFSLKDFDGGDFTQSILSEGTTIYLFLVKSVDEAGSGWDKQIQDLEKLAQAKGFYIYGVTSSGKEAVDVFKKTHGISFPFLQMDGTAIKTAGRANPTLIELNKGTITGKWHYNDIPAFSGN
- a CDS encoding DUF1599 domain-containing protein; translation: MTKTIRNTAAQYSQVINACKDTFVKKARDYGTSWRVLRPISIVDQIFIKAQRIRTIQELGGKQKVDDHIDGEFAAIINYGVIALLQMELPNDPYTDIPADEVAVLYDQKIQFIRDVMEAKNHDYGEAWRDMSQESFVDLILTKLLRIKQILRNDGKTLISEGMDANFVDIVNYAIFALIKAGEAAGKL
- a CDS encoding FAD-binding oxidoreductase — encoded protein: MEQHIVKILSITPVTHDVKCFRFEKPEGYRFSPGQATEVAINKPGWEQERRPFTFTSLNENLYLEFTIKGYHDHNGVTHQLHRLSEGDELLIHDVWGAIEYKGRGYFIAGGAGITPFLAILRQLKKDDKILGNTLFFSNKTAADVICEDELRDILGPEAHFMLSREEKTGYGHARIDSTFLKQHVADFDQYFYVCGPDKMIAEVNGHLAELGAKAEVLVFEQ
- a CDS encoding diadenylate cyclase, which encodes MDVINFYGYNFRWLNLLDLAIVIFLIIQLYRLLKGSLAFNIFLGLLCIYAAYFLVRALKMPILTNVLQNFINVGLIAIIIIFQPEIRKFLLVLGKKTPLSKDSFLTKLFLPDRFKSYKEEEHIINEIITAIGHMAASQTGALIVLATTYRVKFDTASSIPIDGNVSAKLIESIFEKNAPLHDGALIIVGNKILAAKVILPLSENPNLPTRIGMRHRSAVGITEHSDNLAICVSEERGTISYAEDGILTQDVSLEELKVKLYETLVEGL